One part of the Mya arenaria isolate MELC-2E11 chromosome 3, ASM2691426v1 genome encodes these proteins:
- the LOC128228870 gene encoding uncharacterized protein LOC128228870, translated as MIRDDLPNEAHGTNVTDGQLNDNYSRHFTEGPSQTLSTQISSDSHSDNQIYNQTITSGRRFYNSYNPEVGVNTATVLGGILVVLVIYVIYRTKCRKRILKTFQNCMMKYFPDDFPELDSSGQSDQAKKVPESEWISKSAKMIWEQRANLSRDGNDAGRGSLINEVDTEGGREIPTRPLPQNTCPLSNKRPCVKNNGNCVVNMIPSCLPACEETVRQATATWVQNVREMDIRERQLNGIILKIPPDLVSHNVKSRRHFHSVTEYGEREENISHQINKSLPSLVEQQARIKKLGYAKLNIHPACRSIHSCGYVPLATQERDGLDIETRPNEHVSEMEVSESRAPIDICPIVKVQHYHLRSKRRLTSLCKSSSDDVSSSSSDDDADVTKCNLSARDAKYMRLQTEETDQCFKSDGHPLLHNNSGRQNCNNKSLSFPNKSETSL; from the coding sequence ATGATCAGAGATGATTTGCCAAATGAAGCACACGGGACAAATGTGACAGACGGTCAGTTGAACGACAACTATTCTCGTCACTTTACGGAGGGACCTTCCCAGACACTGAGCACACAAATCAGCTCTGATTCCCACTCAGATAATCAAATTTACAACCAGACAATTACCAGCGGGAGGCGATTTTATAATTCCTACAATCCGGAAGTAGGAGTAAACACCGCTACCGTTCTCGGAGGAATTCTCGTGGTGCTCGTGATTTACGTCATTTACAGAACCAAGTGTAGAAAACGGATATTAAAAACGTTTCAAAATTGCATGATGAAATATTTCCCCGACGATTTTCCTGAACTTGATAGTTCGGGACAGTCTGATCAAGCAAAGAAAGTACCGGAGTCTGAGTGGATTAGCAAGAGTGCAAAAATGATATGGGAACAAAGAGCCAATCTGTCAAGAGACGGAAATGATGCCGGCAGAGGGTCGTTAATAAATGAGGTAGACACAGAGGGGGGAAGGGAAATACCTACGCGTCCATTGCCTCAGAATACATGCCCGCTTTCAAACAAAAGACCTTGTGTAAAGAATAATGGGAACTGTGTTGTTAATATGATTCCCTCTTGTTTACCGGCATGCGAAGAAACTGTGCGGCAAGCAACAGCAACCTGGGTACAGAATGTCCGTGAGATGGACATCAGGGAGCGGCAACTTAATGGAATAATCCTTAAAATCCCGCCTGATCTCGTTTCGCACAATGTCAAAAGTCGACGACACTTTCATTCCGTGACAGAGTACGGCGAGAGAGAAGAAAACATATCACATCAAATAAACAAGAGTTTGCCAAGTCTTGTTGAACAACAGGCGAGAATTAAAAAGTTAGGCTATGCAAAACTGAACATACACCCTGCTTGTAGATCGATACATTCGTGCGGTTATGTTCCCTTGGCAACACAAGAACGTGATGGTCTTGACATCGAGACTCGTCCTAATGAACATGTATCGGAAATGGAAGTATCGGAGTCCAGAGCTCCAATTGATATCTGCCCGATAGTTAAAGTGCAGCATTACCACTTACGGTCCAAACGACGCCTCACCTCTTTGTGTAAAAGCAGCAGTGACGATGTCTCTTCTTCGTCCTCAGACGATGATGCTGACGTCACGAAGTGTAACTTGTCAGCTCGTGACGCTAAGTATATGCGCCTACAGACTGAAGAGACTGACCAGTGTTTTAAAAGTGACGGTCATCCACTTTTACATAATAACAGTGGTCGACAGAATTGCAACAACAAATCATTATCATTTCCAAATAAGTCTGAAACCTCATTATAG